A genomic region of Magnolia sinica isolate HGM2019 chromosome 6, MsV1, whole genome shotgun sequence contains the following coding sequences:
- the LOC131248632 gene encoding NAC domain-containing protein 43-like produces the protein MDDMSLSVVNGQSRVPPGFRFHPTEEELLHYYLRKKVAYEKIDLDVIRDVDLNKLEPWDIQEKCKIGSAPQNDWYFFSHKDKKYPTGTRTNRATAAGFWKATGRDKVIYSSFKRIGMRKTLVFYKGRAPHGQKSDWIMHEYRLDDHSDTMSISNASSSSGEMGQEEGWVVCRVFKKKNHHKTLDSPNNSSITSDTHTKMLHSSRDGALDQILQYMGRTCKQEPEPNINKNNFNINNHSKNNNSTRYLRPIEMAMGNGVHERFMQLPPLESPTLPALPNDCPRFNYNCSSQTFYTPIDVHEISAAATADGEASITNQGPVNSNPVYQAKPDFSDWATLDRLIASHLNGQVDTSKQLCFNNPNLTFCSISEQGLPSPTHVPSSNRSFGTTQDYNNDDDDDADLWSFARSSSSTSDHV, from the exons ATGGATGACATGAGTCTGTCAGTGGTAAACGGCCAGTCCCGAGTCCCGCCAGGCTTCCGTTTCCATCCGACAGAGGAGGAACTCTTGCACTATTACTTGAGGAAGAAGGTGGCGTATGAGAAGATCGACTTGGATGTCATCCGGGATGTCGATCTCAATAAGCTCGAGCCTTGGGATATACAAG AGAAGTGCAAAATCGGATCTGCTCCACAGAATGACTGGTACTTTTTCAGCCACAAAGACAAGAAGTACCCAACAGGCACAAGGACGAATCGCGCAACGGCTGCCGGATTCTGGAAAGCTACTGGCCGTGATAAGGTCATCTACAGCAGCTTCAAACGGATTGGAATGAGAAAGACTCTAGTTTTCTATAAGGGGAGAGCACCTCACGGTCAAAAATCAGATTGGATCATGCACGAATACAGACTTGATGACCACTCTGATACTATGTCTATATCCAAT GCCTCTAGTTCATCAGGAGAGATGGGTCAGGAAGAAGGGTGGGTGGTTTGTCGTGTCTTTAAGAAGAAAAACCATCACAAGACACTTGATAGCCCAAACAACTCGTCGATTACCAGCGATACCCACACGAAGATGCTCCATTCCAGCAGGGATGGGGCCTTGGACCAGATACTTCAATACATGGGAAGAACATGCAAACAGGAGCCTGAGCCAAACATCAACAAGAACAACTTCAACATCAACAACCACAGCAAGAACAACAACAGCACCAGATATCTAAGGCCGATTGAGATGGCTATGGGTAATGGGGTCCATGAAAGATTCATGCAACTGCCACCACTCGAGAGTCCCACTCTCCCTGCACTCCCCAATGATTGCCCACGGTTCAATTACAATTGCAGCAGCCAAACATTCTACACGCCAATTGATGTTCATGAAATCTCAGCAGCTGCTACTGCCGATGGGGAAGCTTCTATCACCAACCAAGGTCCTGTCAATTCAAACCCAGTCTATCAGGCCAAACCCGACTTCAGCGACTGGGCCACACTAGACCGACTCATCGCATCCCATCTCAATGGCCAAGTGGACACATCCAAGCAACTTTGCTTCAACAATCCAAACCTCACCTTTTGCTCCATCTCAGAACAGGGCCTTCCATCGCCAACCCACGTTCCCTCCTCAAACAGATCATTTGGTACCACTCAGGACTACAacaatgacgatgatgatgatgctgatcTATGGAGTTTCGCGAGATCGTCATCATCAACATCGGACCACGTATGA